In Gemmatimonadaceae bacterium, a genomic segment contains:
- a CDS encoding gamma-glutamyltransferase, which produces MTPMLLLVALLLQLQSPAAHNPAYSRDGRLAVSVDGDLWIVSKAGAWTRVTSGAAWDREPAWTPDGAAIVFSSDRDGNFNVWRVAIGSGGAQGEPQRITTSPLPNGEPVVASDGRIIFVRGRLGAATLWVHQPNGEESRLTHDRVVEEWPAISPDGNRVAYVSIADNTHKLHVHHLDTGRDDVALTDPRIERPAWAPSGDRLSWTASGARGGVFVSPLDGHYVNLISARHAESAWSPVGQTVALADIGNDAIAAVSYNGDPDRTGDRNANLLAVSKGGLWSVDAPSAPDQQLAEQSGSPALTDRARHNADAFDQVWNRTAALYYSTPDATARRAKWETLREKYRTRAIAAANDDELATVVHDLLREHPPYRQAATGRAAVSSAHPVATAAGVEMLAKGGNVVDAAVAISFALGVVEPDASGPGGYGQLIVYKKGMERPQLIEFMSRVPEDAGLGNTSLLQNGRLPDGPAVVNVPGTVAAMYLAWQKFGGKKLTWSELLQPAIRAARDGYVVSEGLATTLATEREQFLKSPGARALFFRDAQPLHAGDTLRNPDLAWTLEQIAHGGADAFYKGEVARRMVTDLHAHGNAMKLSDMARYFAAEREPVSSTYRGYTFFASAPPVSGGAELASKLNMLELYPNPRPYADDAGTLHAMIAAWQLVPSTRNRIADPSLWPVDIEPFTSKDTARARWACFDPDKALNPALLRGDTLSCAKPNMKAASIELATPPECYAHGYDANQASSCRSAGTTAYAVADADGNMVAATQTLGTWGGNFYVTPGLGFLYNDKLGSYGTDPNAYGARLPFARHGSTITPTLVFEGTGRSLKPEMAFGAAGNAWITSAVYQTFIGMVDEHLDPQAALELPRFLIGGGGFGRGGNAAQPAGATIQMEDGFSPAVMKRLEELGYRTQIVSLPGELREGYGAAVRIEKGRVTAGADPRRAGAA; this is translated from the coding sequence ATGACACCCATGCTGCTGCTGGTCGCTCTTCTTCTACAACTCCAATCCCCCGCCGCTCATAATCCGGCGTATTCGCGGGACGGTCGTCTCGCTGTGAGCGTCGACGGCGACTTGTGGATCGTCTCCAAGGCCGGCGCGTGGACGCGCGTCACGTCCGGCGCGGCGTGGGACCGAGAGCCAGCGTGGACGCCGGATGGCGCCGCGATTGTTTTCTCCTCCGACCGCGACGGCAACTTCAATGTGTGGCGCGTCGCGATTGGCAGCGGCGGCGCGCAGGGCGAACCACAGCGCATCACGACGTCGCCGCTTCCCAATGGCGAGCCCGTCGTCGCGAGCGACGGACGCATCATCTTCGTGCGCGGCCGCCTCGGTGCGGCGACGCTGTGGGTGCATCAACCAAACGGCGAAGAGTCGCGACTGACGCACGATCGCGTCGTCGAGGAATGGCCCGCGATCTCGCCCGACGGCAATCGCGTCGCGTACGTCTCGATAGCCGACAACACGCACAAGCTGCACGTGCACCATCTCGACACGGGACGCGATGACGTCGCGCTCACGGATCCGCGTATCGAGCGCCCGGCGTGGGCGCCGAGTGGCGATCGTCTTTCGTGGACGGCGAGCGGCGCGCGCGGCGGCGTCTTCGTGTCGCCGCTCGATGGACACTATGTGAATCTGATCAGCGCGCGGCATGCCGAGTCGGCGTGGAGTCCCGTCGGCCAGACGGTTGCGCTGGCTGACATCGGAAACGACGCGATTGCCGCCGTCAGTTACAACGGCGACCCCGATCGCACCGGCGATCGCAATGCGAATCTGCTGGCGGTGTCCAAGGGTGGATTGTGGTCGGTCGACGCACCCTCGGCGCCCGATCAGCAGCTTGCCGAGCAGTCAGGCTCGCCGGCGTTGACGGATCGCGCGCGACACAACGCCGATGCCTTCGATCAAGTGTGGAATCGCACGGCCGCACTTTACTACTCCACGCCGGACGCAACGGCGCGCCGCGCGAAGTGGGAGACGTTGCGCGAGAAATATCGCACGCGCGCGATCGCCGCCGCCAACGACGACGAGCTGGCGACGGTCGTTCACGATTTGCTGCGCGAGCATCCGCCATATCGCCAGGCCGCGACAGGTCGCGCGGCGGTGTCGAGCGCGCATCCCGTCGCCACGGCCGCGGGTGTCGAGATGCTCGCGAAGGGTGGCAACGTCGTCGACGCCGCCGTGGCGATCTCGTTCGCGCTGGGCGTCGTCGAACCCGACGCGAGCGGCCCGGGTGGATACGGGCAGTTGATCGTCTACAAGAAAGGCATGGAGCGGCCGCAGCTCATCGAGTTCATGTCGCGCGTGCCCGAAGACGCGGGACTCGGCAACACGTCGCTGTTGCAGAACGGCCGCCTGCCCGACGGGCCGGCGGTCGTGAACGTGCCCGGCACCGTGGCGGCAATGTATCTCGCGTGGCAGAAGTTCGGCGGCAAGAAGCTCACGTGGTCGGAGCTGCTGCAGCCCGCGATCCGCGCCGCGCGCGACGGGTACGTCGTCAGCGAAGGTCTCGCGACGACGCTCGCGACGGAACGTGAGCAATTTCTAAAGTCGCCAGGCGCGCGTGCCCTGTTTTTCCGGGACGCTCAACCGCTGCACGCCGGCGACACGCTCAGGAATCCCGACCTTGCGTGGACTCTCGAGCAGATCGCGCACGGCGGCGCCGACGCTTTTTACAAAGGAGAGGTCGCGCGCCGCATGGTCACCGACCTGCACGCGCACGGCAACGCGATGAAGCTGAGCGACATGGCGCGTTACTTCGCGGCCGAGCGTGAGCCGGTGTCGAGCACCTATCGTGGGTACACGTTCTTTGCGAGCGCGCCGCCGGTGAGCGGCGGGGCGGAGTTGGCGTCGAAGCTCAACATGCTCGAGCTGTATCCCAATCCGCGGCCGTATGCCGACGACGCGGGCACGCTGCACGCGATGATCGCGGCGTGGCAGCTGGTGCCGTCGACGCGGAATCGCATCGCCGATCCGAGTCTGTGGCCGGTGGACATCGAGCCGTTCACGAGCAAGGACACGGCGCGCGCGCGATGGGCGTGCTTCGATCCCGACAAGGCATTGAATCCGGCGCTGCTGCGCGGCGACACGCTGAGCTGCGCAAAGCCGAACATGAAGGCGGCGAGCATCGAGCTTGCGACGCCGCCGGAATGCTACGCGCACGGCTACGACGCGAACCAGGCGTCGTCGTGCCGCTCGGCCGGAACGACGGCCTACGCCGTTGCCGACGCCGACGGCAACATGGTGGCCGCGACGCAGACGCTCGGCACGTGGGGCGGGAACTTCTACGTTACGCCGGGATTAGGATTCTTATATAACGACAAGCTGGGTTCCTACGGCACCGATCCGAACGCGTATGGCGCCCGGCTGCCCTTCGCGCGGCATGGGAGCACCATCACGCCGACGTTGGTGTTCGAGGGGACGGGCCGTTCGCTCAAGCCGGAGATGGCGTTCGGCGCGGCGGGCAATGCGTGGATCACGTCGGCGGTGTATCAGACGTTCATCGGAATGGTGGATGAGCATCTCGATCCGCAGGCGGCGCTGGAG